GTGACATTAAAAATATTGAAAATATATTCAAAACTTATAGTTTAAAAATAGATAGGAAACCACACTATGGTATTAGATTAGTTGGGAAAGAATTAAATGTACGTAATTTTTTAATAGATAATTTAGAAAAACGTTTAAATGAAAATAAATTTCTAGATCAAGAATATAAATATAGTATTAATGGTATTGCTAAATATGTATATACATTTTTGAAATCAAAAAATGTTAAAATATCTGATATATCTTTACAAAATTTAATTGCTGCTATATATGTAACTTTTTTTAGAGTTGAAAATAATAAGAGAATAAAAGAAATTGTAATTGAAAGAAATGATTGGTTTTTAAATAAGAGATTAAATGTTCTAGAATGTATAAAATATATCTTTTTAAATTTAAAATTTAATTTAGAATTGGATGATAATGACATTGACTATATTACAATACATTTTTTAACTAATGAAACAATGACGTATAAATCTATAAAAAGTGAGGATGTAAATGAAGTAAATGATATAATACAAGAATTGCTATATTTTGTTAAACTTACTTTTAAAATTGATTTATATAATGATGAAGATTTATTTAAAAATTTATATACACATATACTTGCATTATCAATAAGAATAAGATTTGATATAAAAATTAAAAATCCTTTATTAGATGATATTAAAAAAAATATGCCTCTTGAATATAATGTTGCAACATATGTATCTAATTTAATATCTAAAAGGTATAATGATAAAAAGTTAGCAGAAGAGGAAATTGGATACATTGCGGTAATTTTACATATGAGTAAAGGAATAAATGTCAATATTTTAAGTAAAAAAAATGTATTAATTGTATGTCCTAGTGGAAGAGGAGTATCAAAGTTTTTAATATATACATACAATAATTTATTTTCAGAATATACTAACATTATTTCATCATGTGGTGAGAATGAATTAATGGATGTAGATTTAGAAAATGTTGATGTAATATTTACTTTAATAGATTTAAATACAAAAGTTAATAAGCCAGTGTATAGGATAAATTATTTCTTAAATGATGAAGATGTTTTAAAAATAAAGAATATACTTAAAGGTGATAATAATTACTTAAAAGAGATAATACCTAAATCTTTATTCATATATATTGATGAAGTTAAATCTAAAGCTGAGATAATAAAATTAATGTCTGATAAATTAAAAAAGATACCTAAGATGAAGTCTAATATTGAAACTTTAATACATAATAGAGAAAAATTAGGTATGACAGAGATATCAACTGAAGTAGCAATCCCGCACTCAATAGAAGTAATAGAAGGAGTAAATGTAATAGGAGTATGTATAAGTAAACATCCTATAAAATGGATAAATAATGAAGTTAATATCATACTGTTTTTATGTTTAGATAATAAGAATAATAAGAATGAGAAAATATATGAAGCATTTACAAAAATTGTTGGAGATAAGGAAATAATAAATAATATATTACTTGTTCCAACTTATGAAAATTTTATAAACATTATAGAAAATATAGGAGGAAAATAGTAATGACTTATGATGAATTAAGTGAATATGCAATGCAGATTATTGCAAATTCAGGTATGTCAAGATCTAGTTCTATGCAGGCTATACAGTTTGCCAAAAAAGGAGATTTTGATAAAGTTGAAGAATGCATGAAAGAGGCAGATAAATACTATTTAGAAGCACATGAAATTCAAACTGACCTTATAGTTAAGGAAACATCAAGTGAAGAAAAAATAATTTTAAATCTAATTATGGTTCATGCACAAGATCACTTAACTATGGCCTTATTAACAAAAGACTTAGCAAAAGAAATTATTGAATTATATAAAAAATAGGAAGGATGATTAAAATGCTAAAAATTTTATTAATTTGTACAGCAGGGATGTCTACAAGTTTTTTAGTAGAAAAAATGAAAAAAGAAGCTGAAGATAGAGGAATGGATGTTCAAATTACAGCAACACCAGAAGCTAGTTCTAGTGATTTTGTTGGTAATGTTGATGTAGTTTTACTTGGGCCACAAATCAAATATCTAGAAAATGATATTAAAGAAAAATTTAATAATACACCAGTAGGTGTTATTAACATGATGGATTATGGTATGATGAAGGGTGATAAGGTATTAGATCAAGCAATTTCAATGTTAGAAAATAAATAATATAAATAAGGAGAGAGACACATGAAAAAATTTATGGATTGGATGGAACACAAATTTGTTCCAATGGCGACTAAGCTTTCATCTCAAAGACACTTAGTTGCAATAAGAGATTCATTTATTGCAATTTTACCAGTTACTATGGTTGGATCAATTGCAGTATTATTAAACGTTTTATTTAGAAACATT
The Streptobacillus felis DNA segment above includes these coding regions:
- a CDS encoding BglG family transcription antiterminator is translated as MDNELKLIYRILSDGSFHSAIELSTHLKLSDKTCRKYVKELAEKLKLHNINIISKTRFGYMLEGNILKENEIFNLENTKIPITAEDRKNYLIDKLIYTNEYIKLEDISDKIFISTKTLSSDIKNIENIFKTYSLKIDRKPHYGIRLVGKELNVRNFLIDNLEKRLNENKFLDQEYKYSINGIAKYVYTFLKSKNVKISDISLQNLIAAIYVTFFRVENNKRIKEIVIERNDWFLNKRLNVLECIKYIFLNLKFNLELDDNDIDYITIHFLTNETMTYKSIKSEDVNEVNDIIQELLYFVKLTFKIDLYNDEDLFKNLYTHILALSIRIRFDIKIKNPLLDDIKKNMPLEYNVATYVSNLISKRYNDKKLAEEEIGYIAVILHMSKGINVNILSKKNVLIVCPSGRGVSKFLIYTYNNLFSEYTNIISSCGENELMDVDLENVDVIFTLIDLNTKVNKPVYRINYFLNDEDVLKIKNILKGDNNYLKEIIPKSLFIYIDEVKSKAEIIKLMSDKLKKIPKMKSNIETLIHNREKLGMTEISTEVAIPHSIEVIEGVNVIGVCISKHPIKWINNEVNIILFLCLDNKNNKNEKIYEAFTKIVGDKEIINNILLVPTYENFINIIENIGGK
- a CDS encoding PTS sugar transporter subunit IIB; its protein translation is MLKILLICTAGMSTSFLVEKMKKEAEDRGMDVQITATPEASSSDFVGNVDVVLLGPQIKYLENDIKEKFNNTPVGVINMMDYGMMKGDKVLDQAISMLENK
- a CDS encoding PTS lactose/cellobiose transporter subunit IIA, encoding MTYDELSEYAMQIIANSGMSRSSSMQAIQFAKKGDFDKVEECMKEADKYYLEAHEIQTDLIVKETSSEEKIILNLIMVHAQDHLTMALLTKDLAKEIIELYKK